The sequence below is a genomic window from Desulfobulbus oligotrophicus.
ATGGTAAAAAACAGTCGTCTGAGCGGCCAGCGTAACCAGTGGGTTGTTCTCATGTCCTCTCGTTTCATTGCCACTATAACAGTCTCCAGAAGAATGGCGGATTCCGGATTGATGCCCTTTCAATTGCCGGAATCCGCTGACGGACGGGTTATCTCTCGCCCTGCCATTGGTACAGGATCGGCAGGCGATAGAGGATGAAACGATAGACGATAAAGTAAATGGCAAAGACAGTGATGGTTGCCCAGATCTCTTTCCAGTGCGGAATCTCCTGATACATCTGCCAGTTAAAGCAGATCATGGAGGTGTTGAGCCGATTCCAGATAATTCCGAAAACACTGATCCAGGCGGCAAAACGGACCATGCCGACCCGTTGGTGTTTGACACCGTAGGCAAAAAGTATCATGGGCAGGATCACGGCCAGGGCCATTTCCAGCATGAAGTATTGGCCCCATCCGGTGAGCAGGTAGGCCCATTCGTTATCATGGGCGACTCCCACCAGCTTGATGACCAGATAGGTGATCAGAGCATAGGCACAGCCTTTTCCCAGGCCTAAGGTGCAGCGATCGATATTGTGAAGAAACTGGTTGTCGCAACGCCATGTCATATAGCGTTTACAAAGTGCTGCCGAGACAATGACCATGGATAGACCGGCAAAGATGGCCGAGCAGAAGAAGTGGATCCATTGAAAGTTGGCTGATAACCACAGTGGATGAACCTTGGCGGGAGCATAGGTGAAGAGCGCTCCCAATGCCCCCTGGTGGAGCGTAGAGAGAATGATACCGGAAACGGTGAGCCCGATGGTTATGGACTTGATAAATCGTTTTCCCTTGAGCCAGCCTATCCATTCGAAGAAAGCTGAAGAGACTTCGGCTATCTGTACGGAAAGATAGGTGGCAACGTGCCAGGCAACAAGAAAAAGTACAGCTGCGGGCCCCAGCGAGACAATCATCGGATAGTACAGCCGCCAGGGCATGCCGAGATCGACCAGAAGATAGACAACGGCAAAGAAGTAGCCGAGCAGTCCATTGAGCAGGGCGAGTCGTTCAATGGGCGTGAAATCTTTACGACCAAAGATCTCCACTGTCGTGCCAAGGAGAAAGCCTGAGGCTGACAGTGGAACCATGCCGAACAGACCAAAGCCGAGAAACAACCCCCAGGGATAGTCGTTCGATGCGTGTGTGATCGATCCCAATCCGAAGATGTAGCGCTGGAGCAGAATCGGAATGCCGATGGCAAAGATAAAGATAAGTACCCAGTTGACCGGATTACGGAGAAACTGTTCTTTATATTCCTGCTTGCTTAAACCAAGCCAGAGTTTTTCTTTTAAATTCCATTGGCCCCCAGTTGGATTGAGGTGGGAAACAATGGGTATGGCGGTGGCCGGTTTATTTTCAATAAAGGTTTTCATGATTCAGACCCCTCGCTCTTTTTCTGTTGTTCCATCTTTTCTTTTTTTGTTGCCAGCAGGTGAATCCCGGTAAACAGAGCGGGCCAAATGGTTAGCACCATGGGCACGATCGACAGAAAGTCTTTGACATAGTTCAGTATGGGTTCTTTAGGAACAGCGGTGTTGAATTCAACCTGTTCAAAGGGGACTGGTGACAGGTACATCCAGGCCGTACCTCCCGCCTCATGTTCACCGTAGATATGGTCAACGTATGCTGCCGGATTTTCGCGTATACGCTGCCGACCCATTTCCAAGATATCTGTCCGGCGGCCGAATGTCATGACCTCCTGCGGACAGGCTTCCACGCAGGCAGGGGGCAGACCTTTGACCAGACGGGTGTCGTGACAGAAGATACATTTCATGATCTTGGGATCAAAAGCGCTGGAGTAACGGAACGCCGGAATGTTGAACGGACAGGCGATCATACAGGTCCGGCAACCGACACAAACACTGGCATCGTAGATGACAGCCCCTTCCGGGGTCTTGGTGTAGGCGTTGACAAAACAGGAGGTCAGGCAGGCCGGTTCCAGGCAGTGATTACATTGGATTTTACGGAAAAGCGGGTGATTTAATCCGGGGATGTCGTGCCGGTTGACAACCGTGTAACGGGTTTCGTCAGTGCGCCGTTTCTGGCCATGGGAGAGTTCATCAAAGACAGAAAAATCATTGAAGGGTTTTTCCGGGGCAGGCAGATTCTGTTCTTTGTTGCAGGCCGCTTCACAGCTTCGACAGCCAACGCAACGTGACAGGTCGACAAGTACTCCCATGGAGTCGGGATACCCTTCAAAGGTGGCCGCTGCCGTGTTTTTGGCCAGGGGAAAGGTCGCAGCGGCAGATGCGACTAAACTGCCTTGGAGGAACCTTCGCCGGTTGATCAGTTTTTTCATGTTCATGCACCTCAGGTTGTAAAAGTAAACAAACGGCCGAAATCAGCGGACACGGTTGTCTTTATTCTTCGTTGTTGCAGATGTCTTGTCTGTCAGATAGAAAAAATCTTTGCCGGCATCGGTCATGGCATGGCAACCCTCACAGTGGGACGGGGCATTTTTTTCCACATGACAGGGAATGCAGTTAAGGTGATAGGCACCTTTTAAGCCGGGTTTATCGATGTGATAAATATTGGGATTACTGAGTTCAGTGACCTGTTCCGGGTAAAACTGTTGTCTGGTATGACAGTCTTTGCAGGAGACAGTCTGTGACGGCGGTGAATGCAGGTGGCAACGGACGCAGTTTGGATGCATGTCCTGATGTCCGGTGGTGTGGTGATGACAATCCTTGCACCCGGCGAGTTTGGTATGACGAACATGACTGAAAATGACCGGTTCATACAACTCACTCAAACTGTCTATGGTGACAGTTGTTGGTG
It includes:
- a CDS encoding 4Fe-4S dicluster domain-containing protein, with product MKKLINRRRFLQGSLVASAAATFPLAKNTAAATFEGYPDSMGVLVDLSRCVGCRSCEAACNKEQNLPAPEKPFNDFSVFDELSHGQKRRTDETRYTVVNRHDIPGLNHPLFRKIQCNHCLEPACLTSCFVNAYTKTPEGAVIYDASVCVGCRTCMIACPFNIPAFRYSSAFDPKIMKCIFCHDTRLVKGLPPACVEACPQEVMTFGRRTDILEMGRQRIRENPAAYVDHIYGEHEAGGTAWMYLSPVPFEQVEFNTAVPKEPILNYVKDFLSIVPMVLTIWPALFTGIHLLATKKEKMEQQKKSEGSES
- a CDS encoding polysulfide reductase NrfD family protein, with the translated sequence MKTFIENKPATAIPIVSHLNPTGGQWNLKEKLWLGLSKQEYKEQFLRNPVNWVLIFIFAIGIPILLQRYIFGLGSITHASNDYPWGLFLGFGLFGMVPLSASGFLLGTTVEIFGRKDFTPIERLALLNGLLGYFFAVVYLLVDLGMPWRLYYPMIVSLGPAAVLFLVAWHVATYLSVQIAEVSSAFFEWIGWLKGKRFIKSITIGLTVSGIILSTLHQGALGALFTYAPAKVHPLWLSANFQWIHFFCSAIFAGLSMVIVSAALCKRYMTWRCDNQFLHNIDRCTLGLGKGCAYALITYLVIKLVGVAHDNEWAYLLTGWGQYFMLEMALAVILPMILFAYGVKHQRVGMVRFAAWISVFGIIWNRLNTSMICFNWQMYQEIPHWKEIWATITVFAIYFIVYRFILYRLPILYQWQGER
- a CDS encoding cytochrome c3 family protein, with amino-acid sequence MKTTHRTLFVAVALLLAGASPGLGQTMDEYDAPTTVTIDSLSELYEPVIFSHVRHTKLAGCKDCHHHTTGHQDMHPNCVRCHLHSPPSQTVSCKDCHTRQQFYPEQVTELSNPNIYHIDKPGLKGAYHLNCIPCHVEKNAPSHCEGCHAMTDAGKDFFYLTDKTSATTKNKDNRVR